The Impatiens glandulifera chromosome 3, dImpGla2.1, whole genome shotgun sequence genome contains a region encoding:
- the LOC124931877 gene encoding protein transport protein yos1-like: protein MGFWTLLEGCLLLANAMAILNEERFLGPRGWSFQEFSGVRRNSLKGQFIGLIYATQYMRLPLIVANIIVIVFMLISG from the coding sequence TTTGGACACTACTAGAAGGTTGCCTCCTTTTGGCAAATGCAATGGCGATACTGAATGAAGAGCGGTTCTTGGGACCGAGAGGATGGAGCTTCCAAGAATTTTCAGGGGTGAGAAGAAATTCGCTCAAGGGGCAGTTTATTGGTCTCATTTATGCAACTCAGTATATGAGACTTCCTCTTATAGTAGCCAATATCATAGTCATTGTTTTTATGCTCATTTCTGGTTGA